tattttatgaataatcATATAAAGGAAAGACATTGCTAAGTATCATCAATAAAAAGTCTGTTTTACCTTAAAgcacttaataaaatatgtaggcgTATTAAATATTGTCCTAATAAGACTGCTTGTCATTCCAATAGGGCTCTGTCAGACTAAGAAGACTTATAAATACAACAATCTTTTGAGGGCTTAAAATAGTCAATAAGTTGATAGATGACACAAATATTGCGTTCAATTTATGAGCGAGATATGAACGAGACCTTAGAATTGGTCATTTTCAAATAGAATGACAcaatgtaggtaccttatttaattattattcctTATATCGACCGATAAtttcaaataagtacctattagagtctgtgcggaaagagaagagtcgtagaatgtattgggcttcatacattccacgactcttctctttccgcatagactctacATAGTTTGACTGGTTTTCTACGGAACATTAATAATGACAAGACAGACGTCTGATGATTTTTTATGTCCCCAATAtttaatgataataatgatatttAATTCACGGTGGACTCGTTCATATCATTAAACATGTGTACAAAACACgacagtttaaagtgttatgcCCCCAATAGttgccttaaatatttattgctaAAATAATTTTAGGAATCAAATATTGAAACGGCTGTCAGCAAACAAATTAATGTTTACCTGACATTTACAAGTAAGTACCTCTTGGACTACATTTTTGAAAGGTAGGTATACATGTGACTATACCTCATCAACTCCAATATGGAGTAAACTTAATCAGTAATATCCACAATCTAATAAGCTAACTCCGCACCCCAAGGTCTATAAGGTTTGGAGCTGTTCTGCGAATACTGGTTATGAGTAGGCTGGTGAGGATACGGAGTAGGATAATGAGGTACAGGGGGCGCGGGGTGGGGGCCTGCTGGAGGTGCTGGAGGGGCGGGGTAGTGGGGGTACGATGGAGGGGCGGATAGCGGAGCTGCTACAGCCATAGGTGCAGCAACAGTTGTCGTCGCTGTCGAGGTTGTTGCTTCAGGTCTTAGCTCCGTATAACCATGTTGAGTTTGAGCTTGGGGATGTACCGGTGTGGGGTATTGAGGGTATCCCCAGTTGGTGGATTTAGCTGCCAGTTCCCTTTGTGCCGCGAAGCACTGTAAATGGCTCATGAGGCGTAATCGCAAAGGGTCTTGGATGTCGAGGCCTTCGCAGCTGACGAGGTAGCGAGCCACCTCGGCCGCGCACTCTCTAAAGCCGATGCTGTGGTAGTCCATGGCGTATCGCTGGGGGTCGTACGCGAACGTGTCGAGACCTGTAAAGAAGGGGGGAGTTAGTTATGTTCGGTGTACGAGTTCTACTAAACGCTTCTACAGACGTAGCAACAATATCATGCGATTTTCGATTATTGCTGGCTAAGTAGGAGAAATGAACTCAATCGATCGaccaaatgccgcaatgtacTTATTGCAAATCGCATGAAATTATCGGTGACGTTTGGAGAGGTTATAAAAGAGACATGCTTGGGTGAGCCAGACATAGTCGTTACTTTTTGTAAGTGCTGACCGTtacagtaaaaaatataaattatgtgcATAGCTAAGTaattatcattttctgcacatgtatttttattagcTGCATAAAAATACTAAACTCAAGTTAACAGTCTATACCTTTACTTTTACCAACGATCTATACCTTTCGTCCAAAATATTGTTGTATCATTTTATCATTATTCTGATCACGATCACGAAGTTTATTGGTTGACAAATGTAGGGAAAAAATCTTAACTGAACAGGGAAATACCTCTctaaggccaagcgcgcactaCGATATTTGTCGTGGGATAATTTTGTCGCAGAAATGCAACGTATGTGTTTATAATTATGTCAGTGCGCGCAAATACgacaaaaatatgtattacagcgcgattctaaAATCGTGTCGCGAAAATTGAAATCGTAACCAGTGCGACGAATCCAACTCTTAGTACATGATTGGCCTAAATCAAATTTATTccaacttaattaaaattatataaagagTGCAAGCTGGGTACGTTATGCATTTGCTACTAGCTCGTGGCTATTAAAACTAAGATCGTTTTAAGGGAGacagtttttaactttttatatgtatactacTAACAAGATCCCTTTCCAGATGTTACCAGAATTTGCATATAAAAAGAAAACGAACAAAAACCAAATTCAAGAACTCTCAACCCTTACGCAACAAGTTCTAGAAAAGGACAAGAATATAAAAATCTAAAGATTAAAAAGAGAGGTTAGAAGTGTAACGGGACCCCTCCAGTTTCCGGACGTCTTCCGTACGGATGGCCAGGGTAAAATGAGCTCTGGTCCCCTTCCGATCAATGGGAGTTGGTATGTGTAAAAACAGGTTCATTGATGATTTGGGGGTCATGCGTGCTGGTCGGGGCAGTGGGCCACCGGGCCAGGGTGAGGTTTGGGGGCATTCCACAAAAAGATTTACTTTACGGGGACGTGACGCGTATGATATCTACTTTAATAGCCTGCAAAATTTGTATTAGTTATATACCGTTGAGTTAACAGCTAATAAGTTATCAAACTTTATCATACTTATCATGGTAAACATTGGCTACTTAGCATTGTCAGACGCGTTAAAAAATAGCGTCACATAGTAAAATCGTAAAAAAGTAACTCACTCACGTAAAAAGTAGCGGCCACTTTTCTCGATTGTCCCTTTGCGTGATTTGGAAATGGGATAGCTACGTTTAACTTTATGTTTTTGGCGAGATGTCGATGATAGGATATTTGAAGAATGTCAGATCAATGATAGGATATTTGAAGAATGTCAGATCAATGATAGGATATTTGAAGAATGTCAGATCAATGATAGGATATTTGAAGAATGTCAGATCAATGATAGGATATTTGAAGAATGTCAGATCAAAGAAAGATAGAGAGTTATAAACGGGACTATTTGCGTAAAAATAACATGTAAAAGTTTAAACCAATATTAAATAATGagtctaaaaaaaataatgggTAAAAATCTAAGTAAACTTATTCTAGGGAATTTGTAGTATATTAGGGTGTAAGTCTATATAAAATAGCAGTCACTTTGACTCTGACCTACAGAAAAAGCCCTGTAAAGTTCAAAAGTAATCTCAATTTAAATTGTAGTAT
This region of Cydia amplana chromosome 4, ilCydAmpl1.1, whole genome shotgun sequence genomic DNA includes:
- the LOC134647400 gene encoding hairy/enhancer-of-split related with YRPW motif protein-like → MDYHHRQMEQQQWGYWPPAPAPAAVPAPRSKRAHSESEDDAFSEESSKDATSPGGDSCQLMTRKRRRGVIEKKRRDRINTSLTELKRLVPAACEKQGSAKLEKAEILQLTVDHLKMIHAKGLDTFAYDPQRYAMDYHSIGFRECAAEVARYLVSCEGLDIQDPLRLRLMSHLQCFAAQRELAAKSTNWGYPQYPTPVHPQAQTQHGYTELRPEATTSTATTTVAAPMAVAAPLSAPPSYPHYPAPPAPPAGPHPAPPVPHYPTPYPHQPTHNQYSQNSSKPYRPWGAELAY